In a genomic window of Apteryx mantelli isolate bAptMan1 chromosome 2, bAptMan1.hap1, whole genome shotgun sequence:
- the GEM gene encoding GTP-binding protein GEM isoform X1 — MTLNNVTMRRTNNSGLQQQQQRWSIPADGKHLLVQKDSNEYNVQKRYTINPDDYYRRSWSSESSDSVISSESGTNCYRVVLIGEHGVGKSSLANIFAGVHDSIDSDCEVLGEDTYERTLMVDGESATIILLDMWDNKREGEWIRDHCMQVGDAYLIVYSITDRASFEKASELRIQLRRARQKEDIPIILVGNKSDLVRCREVSVAEGRACAVVFDCKFIETSAAVQHNVKELFEGIVRQVRLRRDSKEKNEKRLAYQKRRESIPKKARRFWGKIVAKNNKNMAFKLKSKSCHDLSVL, encoded by the exons ATGACCCTCAACAACGTTACCATGCGTCGCACCAACAACagtggcctgcagcagcagcagcagcgatggAGCATCCCTGCCGATGGAAAGCATCTGCTGGTCCAGAAGGACTCCAATGAATACAACGTGCAGAAACGATACACCATCAATCCTGATGATTACTACAGAAGAAGCTGGTCCTCGGAGTCGTCTGACTCTGTCATCTCCTCTGAGTCCGGCACCAATTGTTACCGGGTGGTGCTGATCGGGGAGCATGGCGTAGGCAAGTCGTCGCTGGCCAACATCTTTGCGGGGGTACATGACAGCATTGACAGCGACTGTGAGGTGCTGGGAG AAGACACATATGAAAGAACCCTGATGGTGGATGGTGAAAGTGCAACTATCATACTGCTTGACATGTGGGATAATAAG CGTGAAGGAGAATGGATTCGAGACCACTGCATGCAAGTGGGAGATGCATACTTGATTGTCTACTCCATCACAGACCGAGCAAGCTTTGAGAAGGCCTCTGAACTCAGAATACAGCTCCGCAGGGCACGCCAGAAAGAAGATATCCCCATTATTTTGGTTGGCAACAAAAGTGACCTTGTCAGGTGCCGCGAAGTGTCGGTGGCAG AGGGCCGAGCGTGTGCTGTCGTGTTTGACTGCAAGTTCATCGAGACCTCGGCAGCTGTGCAGCACAACGTGAAAGAGCTGTTTGAAGGCATCGTGCGACAAGTCCGACTCCGGAGGGACAGCAAGGAAAAGAACGAGAAGCGTCTGGCTTACCAGAAACGAAGAGAGAGCATTCCCAAGAAAGCCAGGCGGTTCTGGGGCAAAATAGTTGCCAAGAACAACAAGAATATGGCCTTCAAACTCAAGTCCAAATCTTGCCATGATCTATCGGTACTTTAA
- the GEM gene encoding GTP-binding protein GEM isoform X2, protein MTLNNVTMRRTNNSGLQQQQQRWSIPADGKHLLVQKDSNEYNVQKRYTINPDDYYRRSWSSESSDSVISSESGTNCYRVVLIGEHGVGKSSLANIFAGVHDSIDSDCEVLGDTYERTLMVDGESATIILLDMWDNKREGEWIRDHCMQVGDAYLIVYSITDRASFEKASELRIQLRRARQKEDIPIILVGNKSDLVRCREVSVAEGRACAVVFDCKFIETSAAVQHNVKELFEGIVRQVRLRRDSKEKNEKRLAYQKRRESIPKKARRFWGKIVAKNNKNMAFKLKSKSCHDLSVL, encoded by the exons ATGACCCTCAACAACGTTACCATGCGTCGCACCAACAACagtggcctgcagcagcagcagcagcgatggAGCATCCCTGCCGATGGAAAGCATCTGCTGGTCCAGAAGGACTCCAATGAATACAACGTGCAGAAACGATACACCATCAATCCTGATGATTACTACAGAAGAAGCTGGTCCTCGGAGTCGTCTGACTCTGTCATCTCCTCTGAGTCCGGCACCAATTGTTACCGGGTGGTGCTGATCGGGGAGCATGGCGTAGGCAAGTCGTCGCTGGCCAACATCTTTGCGGGGGTACATGACAGCATTGACAGCGACTGTGAGGTGCTGGGAG ACACATATGAAAGAACCCTGATGGTGGATGGTGAAAGTGCAACTATCATACTGCTTGACATGTGGGATAATAAG CGTGAAGGAGAATGGATTCGAGACCACTGCATGCAAGTGGGAGATGCATACTTGATTGTCTACTCCATCACAGACCGAGCAAGCTTTGAGAAGGCCTCTGAACTCAGAATACAGCTCCGCAGGGCACGCCAGAAAGAAGATATCCCCATTATTTTGGTTGGCAACAAAAGTGACCTTGTCAGGTGCCGCGAAGTGTCGGTGGCAG AGGGCCGAGCGTGTGCTGTCGTGTTTGACTGCAAGTTCATCGAGACCTCGGCAGCTGTGCAGCACAACGTGAAAGAGCTGTTTGAAGGCATCGTGCGACAAGTCCGACTCCGGAGGGACAGCAAGGAAAAGAACGAGAAGCGTCTGGCTTACCAGAAACGAAGAGAGAGCATTCCCAAGAAAGCCAGGCGGTTCTGGGGCAAAATAGTTGCCAAGAACAACAAGAATATGGCCTTCAAACTCAAGTCCAAATCTTGCCATGATCTATCGGTACTTTAA